In a genomic window of Vanessa tameamea isolate UH-Manoa-2023 chromosome 31, ilVanTame1 primary haplotype, whole genome shotgun sequence:
- the LOC113402771 gene encoding zinc finger protein 383-like — MEELCTACLCSGRYLSYIAGTDLQQAYIQILNEISISEDMLSLCIRLCWECKAMLHRYIKFKRQAQYCYKELLDYNTTDLKHVLKKAPKIQMHSVHNISYPEFEVKVEIEDLNVKDEVTDDDDTHYEPETFVNDLVVDDDIKDKKVKKITKKKTKQKVKLKKKKIEVKKIIKVASDVEPECLESETENKKWFDNETDAFKCKDCGTVFKDEMELQSHIDSEHAVEEAVQKNGVRPRSKEQLPDKPQCVECGKIFSSRKTYRYHLNVLHKGQNRYPCPRCGKVYQWKSNLGRHMRSHKARDSGELHCRTCDKRFASVATYRQHLRVSRRHVAETDFTFMCNECGKRFVNKTRLRDHVDWEHLNKIKFRCQLCDKPFKCHTSLYVHMQNVHRNKEKKDNLCHVCGKSYQNAAKLKYHIVAMHTSETPYSCEQCSAAFGWYSSLYRHVREVHYKMKIQPKKTKKNKKTSAELPSPGPV, encoded by the exons atggaGGAATTGTGTACGGCTTGTTTATGTTCAGGGCGATATTTGTCTTACATCGCAGGAACAGATTTACAACAGGCTTATATCcaaatattaaacgaaatttct atttcAGAAGACATGTTGTCCCTTTGCATCCGACTCTGTTGGGAGTGTAAAGCTATGCTACATCGCTACATAAAATTCAAGAGGCAAGCACAATACTGCTACAAAGAACTACTGGATTAT AACACAACAGACCTCAAGCATGTACTAAAAAAGGCTCCGAAGATACAAATGCATTCCGTACACAATATAAGTTATCCAGAGTTTGAAGTTAAAGTTGAAATTGAAGATCTTAATGTTAAAGACGAGGTAACAGATGATGACGACACGCACTATGAGCCGGAGACATTTGTTAACGATTTAGTCGTTGATGATGACATTAAAGATaagaaagtaaaaaaa ataacaaaaaagaaaacaaaacaaaaagtcaagttaaaaaagaagaaaatagaaGTGAAGAAGATAATAAAAGTAGCGAGTGACGTTGAACCGGAGTGCCTTGAGAGTGAGACGGAAAACAAGAAGTGGTTTGATAACGAGACTGATGCATTTAAGTGTAAGGACTGTGGGACGGTGTTCAAAGATGAGATGGAGTTACAGAGTCATATTGATAGTGAACATGCTGTTGAG GAAGCCGTTCAGAAGAACGGCGTGAGGCCGCGCAGCAAGGAGCAGCTGCCGGACAAGCCGCAGTGCGTCGAGTGTGGGAAGATCTTCAGCTCCAGAAAGACTTATAGATATCATCTCAA TGTACTTCACAAAGGACAGAACCGTTATCCGTGTCCGAGGTGCGGGAAAGTTTACCAGTGGAAATCGAACCTGGGACGGCATATGAGGAGTCATAAG GCGCGGGACTCCGGCGAGCTGCACTGCCGCACGTGCGACAAGCGCTTCGCGTCCGTCGCCACCTACCGCCAGCACCTGCGAGTGTCGCGCCGACACGTGGCCGAAACCGACTTCAC TTTTATGTGCAACGAGTGCGGCAAGCGGTTCGTGAACAAGACCCGCCTGCGCGACCACGTCGACTGGGAACATCTCAACAAGATCAAGTTCCGCTGTCAGCTCTGCGACAAG CCGTTCAAGTGCCACACGTCGCTGTACGTGCACATGCAGAACGTTCACAGGAACAAGGAGAAGAAAGACAACCTGTGCCACGTCTGCGGGAAGTCCTATCAG AACGCAGCTAAGCTAAAGTACCACATAGTGGCGATGCACACTAGCGAGACGCCGTACTCGTGCGAGCAGTGCAGCGCCGCCTTCGGCTGGTACTCCTCGCTCTACCGACATGTGCGGGAGGTGCACTACAAG ATGAAAATTCAACCGAAGAAGACCAAGAAGAACAAGAAGACATCGGCCGAGCTGCCGTCCCCGGGGCCCGTCTAG
- the LOC113402774 gene encoding mitochondrial ribosome-associated GTPase 2: MRLAILYRGPKLAFSQITRNLSNDNVPKALRSLKSKSTRNNPQYYVDSCRVRTVGGNGGDGCVSFLSAWCKEHAGPDGGDGGHGGHVIFQATHSKKSLNHCNSVIQAKHGDKGTRKDCNGKNAQHIVVQVPLGTIIKDSTGCVVGDLEEEGTMFVAARGGAGGRGNKFFLTDTEQAPMVAEFGAIGETYQYTLEVRSMAHLGLIGFPNAGKSTLLRAITRARPTVAPYPFTTLRPHIGMVPYDDYEQVAIADLPGLIPGSHKNYGLGIQFLQHVERCRGLVFLLDGSAQPAEQYATLTRELALYSSALAARPRAVVVNKVDLPGGRGAFERMSKRGERVIGISAKTGANLEEFLRVVRSMYDADADANH; the protein is encoded by the exons ATGAGGCTTGCCATATTATATCGCGGCCCTAAATTAGCATTTTCACAAATAACTCGTAACCTATCGAATGATAACGTGCCTAAAGCTTTGCGTAGCCTTAAATCAAAATCTACTCGTAATAACCCACAATATTATGTAGATTCTTGTAGAGTTCGAACTGTTGGAGGGAATGGGGGTGATGGATGTGTGTCATTCCTCAGCGCTTGGTGCAAGGAACACGCCGGGCCAGATGGAGGCGACGGAGGACATGGCGGGCACGTTATTTTTCAG GCTACGCACTCAAAAAAGAGTTTAAATCATTGCAATTCAGTGATTCAAGCAAAACACGGCGACAAAGGCACACGAAAGGACTGCAATGGAAAAAATGCTCAGCACATTGTTGTACAAGTGCCACTAG GTACTATAATCAAGGATAGTACCGGCTGTGTTGTTGGAGATTTAGAGGAGGAAGGCACGATGTTTGTGGCAGCGAGGGGTGGTGCTGGAGGACGGGGGAATAAATTCTTCCTAACAGATACAGAACag GCTCCGATGGTGGCAGAGTTCGGTGCGATAGGGGAGACCTATCAGTACACATTGGAAGTGCGGTCCATGGCCCACCTCGGTCTCATCGGGTTCCCCAACGCTGGGAAGAGCACCCTTCTGCGGGCGATCACTCGTGCTAGACCGACCGTCGCCCCTTACCCCTTCACCACGCTCCGACCACACATCG GGATGGTGCCGTACGATGATTACGAACAAGTGGCGATAGCTGACTTGCCCGGTTTGATTCCCGGGTCGCACAAGAATTACGGATTGG GGATCCAGTTCCTGCAGCACGTGGAGCGCTGCCGCGGGCTGGTGTTCCTGCTGGACGGCAGCGCGCAGCCGGCGGAGCAGTACGCGACGCTGACGCGCGAGCTGGCGCTCTACAGCAGCGCGCTGGCCGCCCGCCCGCGCGCCGTCGTCGTCAACAAGGTGGACCTGCCGGGGGGGAGGGGGGCGTTCGAGCGCATGAGCAAGCGGGGCGAGCGGGTCATCGGCATCTCCGCCAAGACCGGCGCCAACCTGGAGGAGTTCCTGAGGGTCGTGCGAAGCATGTACGACGCGGACGCGGACGCGAatcactaa
- the LOC113402769 gene encoding zinc finger protein 57-like, whose protein sequence is MNFNVCEGCLSKNRNLKTVDESDRKLFYSFININYSKNQLELCWECRALLKKFKRFKTQIRNAHDILVSYMLHHSTITSLSSLSTSVCTNEIIYNTNCARSPETPSLTFVKIEDDCNDYHSNVTEEVGYVNDDDDDDKEGALMIDLKFDPIEHDSSHKSRNMKYSGNEKFNDSDDEPLQIVKEEKNKEMRKFVDNDKLNPTKDPKRETSPGVVRNARVSKKLQQLNVSSDQLEMVVLTWEEVEAERQRALQSESFTRHEYRCYDCALGFNHRCKLEDHMKKHDPSSGSAECSVCRVRCRDKHALAAHRRRHRVRWRCSWCGCDWSRAAVCADHVAREHGGETPTHTCSVCGRVETSLGKLRNHIKNHSERQKCELCGKTFRDRTSLRTHLFIHKGEKEYECPRCGKKFLFKKAMEIHLVTHDESAHLYCHQCDMNFKNRMSYNQHLKYNLKHIDPAKLKYACQLCDKKFVKATRLEEHKLAVHLKVTPITCSVAGCHFSCSSRPVLRTHMRMLHRNARLTRNHVCDVCGKTYTTKKSLEGHLRTHTGERPFRCDKCPAAFGYEAALYNHNKLVHLKPKCGRSRMTVDWTINVPVPPQTSNELT, encoded by the exons atgaatttcaACGTCTGTGAAGGTTGCTTAAGCAAAAATAGAAACTTGAAGACTGTGGATGAGAGCGacagaaaattattttacagttttatcaatatt AATTATAGCAAAAATCAATTGGAGCTGTGCTGGGAGTGTAGGGCACTCTTGAAGAAGTTTAAGAGGTTCAAGACTCAAATCAGAAACGCGCATGACATCCTCGTCAGTTACATG ctccATCATTCAACAATAACGTCGCTCTCCAGTCTCTCGACGAGTGTGTGTACcaatgaaattatatacaatacgaACTGCGCTCGTAGTCCAGAAACACCATCCCTGACCTTCGTGAAGATCGAAGACGACTGTAATGATTATCACAGCAACGTGACCGAGGAAGTCGGTTACGTCaatgacgacgacgacgacgacaagGAAGGCGCTTTGATG ATCGATCTTAAATTCGATCCAATTGAACACGATTCGTCGCACAAGTCGAGAAATATGAAATACAGTGGAAACGAGAAGTTTAATGATTCGGACGACGAGCCGCTGCAGATCGTCAAAGAGGAGAAGAATAAGGAAATGAGGAAGTTCGTGGATAACG ATAAATTAAACCCAACAAAGGATCCGAAACGCGAGACTTCCCCCGGCGTGGTGCGGAATGCGCGGGTCAGCAAGAAGTTGCAGCAGTTGAACGTCAGCAGCGACCAGCTCGAAATGGTGGTGCTGACTTGGGAGGAG GTGGAAGCGGAACGTCAGCGCGCATTGCAGAGCGAGTCGTTCACCCGTCACGAGTACCGCTGCTACGACTGTGCGCTCGGGTTCAACCATCGCTGCAAGCTGGAGGACCACATGAAGAAACACGATCCG TCGTCCGGCAGCGCCGAGTGCTCCGTGTGCCGCGTGCGGTGCCGCGACAAGCACGCGCTGGCCGCGCACCGCCGCCGCCACCGCGTGCG GTGGCGCTGCTCGTGGTGCGGCTGCGACTGGTCGCGCGCGGCGGTGTGCGCCGACCACGTGGCGCGCGAGCACGGCGGGGAGACGCCCACGCACACCTGCTCCGTGTGCGGCCGGGTCGAAAC ATCTCTAGGAAAATTACGCAATCACATTAAGAATCACTCGGAACGACAGAAGTGCGAGCTGTGCGGGAAGACGTTCCGCGACCGGACGTCCTTGAGGACGCACCTGTT catTCACAAAGGTGAGAAGGAATACGAGTGTCCTCGGTGTGGAAAGAAGTTCCTCTTCAAGAAGGCGATGGAGATTCATCTCGTGACGCATGACGAGTCCGCGCACCTGTACTGTCATCAG TGCGACATGAACTTCAAGAACCGCATGTCGTACAACCAACACTTGAAGTACAATCTCAAGCACATCGACCCGGCGAAACTGAA ATACGCTTGTCAGTTGTGTGACAAGAAGTTCGTGAAGGCGACTCGCCTGGAGGAGCACAAGCTCGCCGTGCATCTGAAGGTCACCCCCATCACCTGCTCCGTTGCCGGCTGTCACTTC AGCTGCTCGTCGCGTCCTGTGCTGCGGACACATATGCGAATGTTGCACCGCAACGCGCGCCTCACGCGCAATCACGTGTGTGACGTCTGCGGGAAGACTTATACC ACCAAGAAGAGCCTGGAGGGGCACCTGCGCACACACACAGGCGAGCGTCCGTTCCGCTGCGACAAGTGCCCGGCCGCCTTCGGCTACGAGGCCGCGCTCTACAACCACAACAAACTCGTGCACTTGAAGCCTAAG TGTGGCCGCAGCCGTATGACAGTGGACTGGACCATCAACGTGCCCGTCCCGCCGCAGACTTCCAACGAACTGACTTAA